One Oxobacter pfennigii DNA segment encodes these proteins:
- a CDS encoding DUF362 domain-containing protein: MSKVSLVECKNYDMDYVSKGIDETFNNLGGINKFINPGDKVFLKLNLVMKKNPEDAATTHPAIVEAVAKKLIGAGAKVIIGDSPGGPYNKVILQSLYRACGIEAAAKQSGAELNYDCSSEEYNHSEAVAVKRLTLIKPMMDCDKIITLSKLKTHGMVLYTGAVKVMFGAIPGVLKAEYHYKMPDIKNFSNMLVDICTLTKPVLSIIDGIYGMEGEGPTAGAPIHSGILIASENPYEADVSGAYLIGVNPLDVPTIQRCRERNIVSGNIKDIEVIGVNLDDMRKRYKVPDIRTVNFSGKIPKPLERLMSRHVLPRPVFSQEVCIGCSNCKQSCPPGAITMENGRPRVDLYKCIRCFCCQELCPHKAIEIKRPWILRKLVK, translated from the coding sequence ATGTCAAAGGTATCTTTGGTAGAATGTAAAAACTATGATATGGATTATGTATCTAAAGGTATAGATGAGACTTTTAATAATCTCGGCGGGATAAATAAATTTATAAATCCGGGAGACAAAGTGTTTTTAAAGCTTAATCTGGTTATGAAAAAAAATCCTGAGGATGCCGCTACCACTCACCCGGCAATAGTTGAGGCTGTTGCTAAAAAACTAATTGGGGCAGGGGCGAAGGTAATAATAGGCGACAGCCCGGGGGGGCCATATAATAAAGTAATTCTTCAGAGCTTATACAGGGCTTGTGGTATAGAAGCTGCAGCAAAGCAATCAGGTGCAGAATTAAATTATGACTGTTCATCAGAGGAGTATAACCATTCTGAGGCTGTGGCTGTTAAAAGGCTTACTTTGATAAAGCCTATGATGGACTGCGATAAAATAATTACGCTCTCAAAACTGAAAACTCATGGAATGGTATTATATACCGGAGCTGTTAAAGTTATGTTTGGCGCCATCCCCGGGGTATTAAAAGCAGAATATCATTATAAAATGCCGGACATTAAGAATTTCTCCAACATGCTTGTGGATATATGTACCCTTACAAAGCCTGTTCTATCAATCATAGATGGAATATACGGAATGGAAGGAGAAGGGCCTACGGCAGGTGCTCCTATTCATTCCGGGATATTGATTGCATCTGAAAATCCCTATGAAGCCGATGTTTCCGGGGCATATTTAATAGGCGTCAACCCATTGGACGTTCCTACAATTCAAAGATGCAGGGAGAGAAATATCGTTTCCGGCAATATAAAAGATATTGAAGTTATAGGTGTAAACCTTGATGATATGAGGAAAAGATACAAGGTTCCGGATATAAGGACTGTAAATTTCTCCGGTAAAATACCAAAACCTTTAGAGAGGCTAATGAGCAGGCATGTGCTTCCTCGTCCGGTTTTTTCACAGGAGGTTTGCATTGGCTGCAGCAATTGCAAGCAAAGCTGTCCTCCCGGTGCCATTACCATGGAAAATGGGCGGCCAAGGGTGGACCTTTATAAGTGCATCCGTTGCTTTTGCTGTCAGGAGCTTTGTCCTCATAAAGCCATTGAAATAAAAAGGCCGTGGATATTAAGGAAATTAGTAAAATAG
- the trmL gene encoding tRNA (uridine(34)/cytosine(34)/5-carboxymethylaminomethyluridine(34)-2'-O)-methyltransferase TrmL produces the protein MNLNIVMLEPEIPQNTGNIARSCVLTKSTLHLVKPLGFSTDDKSLKRAGLDYWQYLDIRYYDSLEELYEEYRYERFFYATTKAKKLYTDIEFQKGDFLVFGKESAGLPKELIEKNIENCMRIPMIKESLRSLNLSNSVNIIMFEALRQLDFPDMK, from the coding sequence ATGAATTTGAACATAGTAATGCTAGAGCCTGAAATTCCTCAGAACACAGGAAATATAGCCCGCTCCTGCGTGCTGACCAAATCAACACTTCATCTTGTCAAGCCCCTTGGTTTTTCAACAGATGACAAAAGCTTGAAAAGAGCAGGGCTGGATTACTGGCAGTATCTTGATATAAGGTACTATGACAGTTTGGAGGAATTATATGAAGAGTACAGATACGAAAGGTTTTTTTATGCCACCACAAAGGCTAAAAAGCTGTATACGGACATTGAATTCCAAAAAGGAGATTTCCTTGTTTTCGGTAAAGAGAGCGCCGGATTGCCGAAGGAATTGATCGAAAAAAACATTGAGAATTGCATGCGCATACCCATGATAAAAGAGAGTCTAAGGTCATTAAATCTTTCCAACAGCGTAAACATAATTATGTTTGAAGCGCTACGGCAGCTGGACTTTCCGGATATGAAATAA
- a CDS encoding corrinoid protein — translation MSKIDEVKAGVAAGKTKVVPGLVQEALNEGQAATAILEAMVEAMGVVGDKFSSGEIFVPEMLVAGKAMQKGVEVLKPVLAGSGAVSLGKCIIGTVAGDLHDIGKNLVALMIGSAGFDVIDLGVDVPADKFIETIKANPDVKVVACSALLTTTMPAMKETVETIKASGLTGFKVLVGGAPITPEFASSIGADAYARDAGGAAVKAKELV, via the coding sequence ATGTCAAAAATTGATGAAGTAAAAGCTGGCGTCGCAGCCGGTAAAACCAAAGTTGTTCCTGGTTTAGTACAGGAAGCATTGAACGAAGGACAAGCAGCAACTGCTATCCTTGAAGCAATGGTTGAAGCTATGGGAGTAGTAGGTGACAAATTCTCATCAGGAGAAATATTTGTTCCCGAAATGCTTGTTGCAGGTAAAGCAATGCAAAAAGGCGTAGAAGTACTTAAACCTGTTCTTGCAGGCTCAGGTGCAGTTTCCCTTGGAAAGTGCATAATAGGAACTGTTGCAGGAGACCTTCATGACATCGGCAAGAACCTTGTTGCTCTTATGATTGGCAGCGCAGGTTTCGATGTTATCGACCTCGGTGTTGACGTTCCGGCAGACAAATTCATTGAAACAATAAAAGCAAATCCTGATGTAAAAGTAGTAGCTTGCTCAGCACTTTTAACAACAACTATGCCGGCTATGAAAGAAACAGTAGAAACAATTAAAGCCAGCGGTTTAACAGGATTCAAGGTATTGGTAGGCGGAGCACCTATCACTCCTGAATTCGCATCTTCAATCGGAGCTGACGCTTATGCCCGTGATGCAGGCGGAGCTGCTGTTAAAGCTAAGGAATTAGTATAA
- a CDS encoding Cof-type HAD-IIB family hydrolase, translating into MKYKMLVMDMDGTLLTNDKRISERNKEALDKAAKTGVILVVSTGRIFTSARVFGEMIGVSSPIIASNGAYIREKDRDEVVYAMLLGEKAIRDVLAACKKHNLVCHFMSSNTIYTEKLIYASLNYSKWNNAMPGDRQVHIQIVNENEWDEVIRKNSPHILKAVIADENPDKIAALRADIEVLDVEVVSSAKNNIEIMNKGVSKGKAVQVLADYFNLKRDEIICIGDNENDISMIRYAGLGIAMGNATAETKSAADFVTLTNEEDGVAYIIEKFILSEQ; encoded by the coding sequence ATGAAATATAAAATGCTTGTAATGGATATGGATGGGACACTTTTAACTAATGACAAAAGAATATCTGAAAGAAATAAGGAAGCTTTGGATAAGGCAGCAAAGACGGGCGTTATATTAGTTGTATCCACGGGAAGAATTTTTACATCTGCCAGAGTTTTTGGGGAAATGATAGGGGTGAGTTCCCCCATCATCGCTTCAAACGGAGCCTATATAAGAGAAAAGGACAGGGATGAAGTTGTTTATGCAATGCTTCTTGGGGAAAAAGCTATAAGAGATGTGCTGGCTGCATGTAAAAAACATAATCTTGTATGCCATTTCATGTCCAGCAACACCATATATACAGAAAAGCTCATTTATGCATCTTTGAATTATTCTAAGTGGAACAATGCCATGCCCGGGGACAGACAGGTACATATTCAAATTGTCAATGAGAATGAATGGGACGAAGTAATAAGAAAAAACAGCCCCCATATTCTAAAGGCTGTCATTGCCGATGAAAATCCTGATAAAATAGCAGCATTACGAGCGGATATTGAAGTTTTGGATGTGGAAGTAGTAAGTTCTGCTAAAAATAATATAGAGATAATGAATAAAGGCGTTTCAAAGGGCAAGGCTGTGCAGGTCCTGGCGGATTATTTCAACCTTAAAAGGGATGAAATAATCTGCATTGGCGACAATGAAAACGATATATCCATGATAAGGTATGCAGGTCTTGGCATAGCCATGGGGAATGCAACGGCCGAGACTAAGTCTGCCGCGGATTTTGTGACGCTTACTAATGAAGAAGACGGCGTGGCCTATATAATAGAAAAATTTATATTAAGTGAGCAATAA
- a CDS encoding DegV family protein has protein sequence MSVKIVTDSTADIPQHLIDKYGIIELPLTVHFGDEEYRDRIDITSEQFYEKLVSSNKLPSTSQVNPKAFEDVYKAELEKGNSVISIHISSDLSGTYQSAVIAKSALQDDKITVVDSRTATIALGMIALKAAELSESGMDHNDIVEFIEDYKNKVKLLIAVDTLEYLKRGGRLSGAQAVIGNILNIKPILTITDGKVAVVEKARGMKKAIKNIVEMIKEKGTAGKGRLIGIANAKCPDTADELKTSISQELGETKFIDTNVGSVIATHVGPGAFGVAYV, from the coding sequence ATGAGCGTAAAAATTGTTACTGATAGCACTGCGGACATCCCTCAGCATTTAATTGATAAATATGGAATTATAGAACTTCCTTTGACTGTACATTTTGGAGATGAAGAATACAGAGACAGGATTGATATAACCTCAGAACAGTTTTATGAAAAATTGGTAAGCAGCAATAAGCTGCCCAGCACATCCCAGGTAAATCCTAAAGCCTTTGAAGATGTTTATAAGGCCGAGCTTGAAAAAGGAAACAGTGTAATTTCAATACACATTTCAAGCGATTTAAGCGGTACTTATCAATCGGCTGTTATCGCGAAGAGTGCACTGCAGGATGATAAAATAACGGTGGTGGATTCAAGAACTGCGACAATTGCCTTAGGTATGATAGCCTTAAAAGCAGCCGAGCTTTCAGAAAGCGGTATGGACCATAATGATATTGTGGAATTCATAGAGGATTATAAAAACAAAGTTAAGCTTTTAATAGCCGTAGATACCCTGGAATACTTAAAAAGGGGAGGAAGGTTATCAGGTGCCCAGGCCGTTATAGGCAACATATTAAATATTAAGCCCATACTCACTATTACCGATGGTAAAGTAGCGGTTGTTGAAAAAGCCAGAGGTATGAAAAAAGCCATAAAGAATATCGTAGAAATGATAAAAGAAAAAGGAACCGCCGGCAAAGGGCGTTTGATAGGTATTGCAAATGCCAAATGCCCTGATACTGCAGATGAACTTAAGACGTCAATATCACAAGAGCTTGGTGAAACAAAATTTATAGACACCAATGTAGGAAGCGTAATAGCAACTCACGTAGGCCCCGGCGCCTT